In the genome of Catharus ustulatus isolate bCatUst1 chromosome 1, bCatUst1.pri.v2, whole genome shotgun sequence, the window CaggagcgggcggccacagaAGCTGCAAGTcgcggccaccccgagccaacccAGACCAtgggcagccccaagccacCCTGGACCGCGActgccccgagccccgcctcacCAACCAGCGCCGCGGGCAGGCGAGAGTGCCGAGGCTCACGGCACGGAGAGGGCAcctgggactgcatttaaaggctatgccaatctgtgaaaaatgtttgcaaattgagcacatgccagtaaacccgTGATGgtgcgattctgttactaattcgttactttgttgtgcgccgcacggctcctcactgcaaaaaaaaagtgtgccttatagtccggtgcaccttatatgatctacaaagttgcgaaatttgccgactcaCGAGGGTgtgccttgtagtccggtgcgccttatggtcgtgaaactactgtacaacCAAACCAGGATTGTAAACAGAGAGAtttcttatattaaaaatattcacttgTAGGAAAATCTCAGTAGTTAGGTTTCCAAAATACATAAAACTGTATATAAATTAGTTAACCACCACTTAAGCAAGCCACTATTTTAAACTAGGAAATATGTgacttttggaaataaaaaatgtggaTGAGAAAGGTTAGCCTATTCCCTTATCCTTAATGTGATGGAAtacctattttaatttctgtttttctttaggtTGGGAATGTCAAGAAGAGAATCAACAAAGCTCACTGCAGTGCAGAACAATGATGAAGATGAAAGCAATTCTTTGTGTGGATCTTCTGGCACACCTGGTCCTTCTAAGAAAGCCACCTTTGAGGATCAAGAGGAGAAAGGTGTTAAAGCTCCGCCTTTACCAGAGAGAGATTATAGTCCATCTCACTGTAGTATGGAACAGGTTCCTGTCAAGGATCTAACAGCAGATTCTGAGGATATACTGATACCTGAAGAATCAGTCATTCAGGAGGAAATTGCTGAAGAGGTTGAGACAAGTATTTGTGAATGCCAAGAGGAGAACCATAAGCCAGAACACGAGTTTTCTGAGGAGTCTGTAAGTCCAGCTGGCACAAATGAGGAAACAGAGGCAGTACAGCTTGCAGACAGCACTGAGTCCTGTGTCACGATGAATGATGTAACTGATACTGTATCTCGCACTGAAATTAAAGTAGAGTTGAAGTCAGAATGCCCTCAGGAGGAGATGTCAGTTGTGATAGATCAGCTGGAGGATTGCATATCACCAGCACAATCAGCTTCATCCACAAACTCTGTCAGCGGTACAGCTGAGAAGGATTCTGAGTCTGCAAAAGAGCTAATTGTGCCAGAAATGCAAAGTGCTGCTCTGGAAGGCTCCTTGTTCACTGGTGGAGGCATTGCAGTGGACATGGAGCTTCATAGTGACCCTGAGGAACAGATGTCTGAGAATGCCTGTATTTCTGaaacttccttttcctctggaagTCCAGAAGTTTGTATTGCCTCTCCTGGAGGAGACACTCAGTCGACTTCAGAGGAACCACGTACTCCAGCATCTCTTGAAACAGCTTGCTCATCTGAAGTGTCCAGttctgaaaacactgaaggTGATATTCAGCAAAAGGCCAGTGATGAAAACTTGCACACACCCTTAATGTCAGAAATCTCTCCAATGTCCACCTCACCTGTAACCTCAGACGCATCTTTGATGTCAAATTTACCTTTAACATCAGAGGCGTCACCAGCTTCTAATTTACCTTTAACATCAGAAACATCTCCAATGTCTGATTTGCCTTTAATATCAGAAACATCTTCAGTATCTTCTGTTCTTCTAACTTCTGAAACATTTGTGACAAATAGTTTGCCTCTTCCATCAGAGATATCTCCAATTTCTAATTCCCCAAGCAGTGAAAGACTTACTCTGCAACAAAGGAAATCACCGTGTTTGTTAGAAGACTCCCTTCCCACTCTGAAAGAAGAAATCTCTGTCATTCCTAAGGTGGTTCAAGAAGAGAATCTTGTTCAGCCGAAACAACTTCAGAGTGCCCCTGAAAATATGAAAGTTGGTCCACTAACAATTACACCTGATACTTCAGTATTGGAAGAGTCCCAAAGCAAAAACCTCAGTCATCAACCATGTAAGTCACATTCTGAAATGGAGAAATCCTACATTGCATCCATCCCGGAACACACTCCTCCAGAGGtgatcaaaaataaaaatcatagtGTTCAGCAAAGAGGTGACAAGAAAAGTACACTCTTGCCCTCAGAGGTATCTGTCTTACCAGAAGGATCACTTGGCAAAAATATTGAATTGCTTCCATCAAAGCCGCATGATAAATTATATACCTCATCTCTAGAGAAAGCTACATTCTCTGAAGCATGCAGAAGTAAGTCTCACAAGCTAACAGGCAGCACCCACAGTCGCCTAGAGAGTTCACATTCTTCCAAGTCTTTAGAACCCACAAAATCACCGGAAGCAAGAAATGAAAGAGACCCAGAGATCCcaaagaggaaaacagcagaacagCATGGTTTTGGAATCTGTAAAGAGAAGAGAGCTAGAATAGATGATGATCTGCCTAGTCGTAACGCTTCATCAACAAGTCCATCTGATAAAGAACAGCCACCCAGAGAGGAACCCCGAGTTCCACCCCTTAAGGTAATGAATAAACACGGTGGCTTGGAAACAAAAGATTTATTATGTCCCTCTATGAACTACATACAGGCACAGTGCATGGTGTATTTTTTGGGGATGTATATGGGCTGTTAGTACTGATGGTTTTGCCTTACTATTACATGTCCGCTACACCAAATTACTACTGATACAAATATATCTACAGTTGTTTGGTAGGGGTCTTTGCTCAAAAATTGAATTTGTGTGGAAGAGCTCTCCAGGATCCATGGCTTAATCTAATTCAAGATCTTCCCCACTGGTCTCATGCAGCACTTGTTTTTTTAACTGCCCATCCATATTTTGTGCTTGTTCTTCTGTGGATGTCTTCTCCAGCAAGCATTACTAATAAATGTTGTCATAACCAGTACTTAGAAAAACAACCAGCACCTTAATCCAGCCAGAGAACCAGGAGTCAGAATAGTTGAAGATCCTTTTGCAAGCCCAAGACTTGGGGTAGGCTGAAATataagaaatatatatatatatatatatatatatacatatatatctatatatacacCTTTGTTAATGGCAAagcaaaaggtaaaaaaaatacactacctaagcaaacatttttatgtGTATTATTCTGCTATGTAAGAAAGTATACTTCAGTTGAAAAGGcttttttcaaaacagagagTTCTGTAGATTCAGTTATATATAGGCTCAGTGTTTTGACCCTTTTAATTTTGTACTTGATGACATCAGCCAAGCTTAAGATCCAATTTACTGCATTTGAGCCATTGACTTTGCAATACTGGTTCCTGATTATTCAGAAATGCccttttctgcatttatttttaactgcagcAGTCACTGAACATTTTTAATATGGCCGGGAGGGCAAATAGACTAACTGCGTTAATCACTAGTGCAGAAGCATATTTcagctaatttatttttaagagcagTGATGCAATTAGAAGTCGGCTCTGTTCTGAGTTTAGTGATATTCTTTCATATTTGGAAGGTGTCTATCTAGCCTAATAAATTCTAATAACTCTCTAAGCATAAAGGAATATAGATCACTAGGGAATTAAAAAAGGTCATtactataataataataaggaAATAACCAAACAGTTAGAGCTCTAGGAGTTCTGTAATGCAGAAACTGGAAACTGGAAAGAGTTACTTCTGAAACCAAAAGCAGAATGTTATGATGAATTGTGGACAATCAATTCTAGTATGCTTTTTGTGTAACAAATACTTGGCGCTTGTATCATCTCAACAACAAACCCCTATCGTTTGTaattaaaggaggaaaaaagaacctGAGTTCTTCTAAGTCATTCTGCTATATGGCTGCCACATCCCATCATATCTTATGACTACTTTTTCTACAAATACTACCTAGTTTTCTTCTCAGTTCCTTTCAGAAGATGAGTCATAGCATTAACCACTAAGTCCTATTGCTAGGGACAGCCAGTAAACATATGTCCATTttaagaaatggaatttttttgtgccAACCTTGGGGTACGTTGAATTACAAAGTGGTTCCAAGATTCTTAACCCTGAAAAACTATATGCTTAATTGGAAACATCCTAAGAATTCCAGTGATTTTACAGGTTATTATTTTGCTTGAAGTGGTaggtatttaaatttttaatatttgtgggtttattatttataatcttgaggatttaatttttgaagAGCAGTAATGTAGAAGCTATCCAGAGATGTACTAAATCGAGTCTCTTAAAATTGCAAGCGAGGAAAGAAAAGGCTTATCCTTTAGTGACTCACTTCTTTTATACCTCTTAAATCCTCCATTGTGGAATTTGGAAAACGGGCTCAGTGAAGGTATCACTACATCCTATCTAACGGCAAGATTTGTTGTTCATAAGCAAAACGCAGGCTGTTCCTGATGTCTTAATCGCTGGTGACCAAGGAGAAAGGCACTTCATGATTGTTACTTTTTCACATGTTTGCAGGAAGGGGTTGCTTGCAGGTTCTTGTCCAGTATCACTGCACGAGGCTTGCTGATCATCTTAGGTAGATGCACTGAATATAAAACAGGTCTGACAAATTGTATCTGATGTTGTCGTCCAGTTCAATCTTTCTTCCTGTCAGAAGGATCAGTATGAGTAGgctaatactaatactaatagGTGTCATTTATTCATGCTGAAGGATGATAAAATATTGAAGCATAAATATCATTAAGTTTTAGCAGTTTCCTGTCCACCTGCACTGAACAGTAAATCCTTTCATTACCTTTCTCTAACCCTTAAAGAGACAGCTGGTTATTTTAGTGAGTTTCTCATTAAAatttactgtttgtttttttttttctttttgttcctttagATTCAGCTTTCAAAAATTGGACCACCTTTTATCATCAAGAGCCAACCTGTTCCTAAACCAGAACCTCGAGTTTCCTCAAGTACATCAGTCAGCAGTGGGAGAAACACTGGGGCTAGAACTCTGGCAGATATTAAAGCAAGAGCTCAGCAAGCAAGAGCCCaaagagaagctgcagctgcagcagccgtggcagcagctgccagcataGTCTCTGGTGCAATGGGGACCCCATGCGAAGGTGGAAAGACAAGAACACTGGCACACATCAAGGAGCAAACAAAGGCCAAGCTATTTGCAAAGCATCAAGCCAGAGCTCATTTACTCCAGACTAATAAAGAATCAAAGTCACAGTTCAGCTCAAAGGAAAGTAGTACCTCATCTCTGGAGATACCAACGACTACTGACACAAAGATTGAAGGTTCTACTGGTGTCATTATAGTTAATCCTAACTGCAGGTCCCCTAGCAACAAGTCTTCTCATCACCGTGAGACTACCACTTTATTGCAGCAGTCCCTTAACACAGCCACATTACCAGAAACTGCTACTGAGATATCTGTGCACAGTTCTGATGAAAATATACCTGTGCCACAATTGtgtgagaaaattatttcatctacCTCTACTGAAAGTAACAGTGTGCCAGTGCTTTATAATAAAAGTtcagtctctgtgtgtgtttgcagcacTGCTATGTCTGGAGCAATTAAAGAACTTTCTTTTGCAAGTTCTGTTGATAAATCCTCTGTGTTAATGTCTGTTGACAGTGCAAACACAGCAATTTCAGCCTGTAATATAAATATGCTGAAAACCATCCAAGGGGCTGATACTCCCTGCATAACTGTTGGACCAAAATGTATTGATAACAGTAATGTACCAGTCTCCATAGACAACACAGTCTTATCAAACACCATCGACGACAAAAGGTTGCCAGTACCCGGTAGCAATGTGAATAACGCAGTCTCTGGTCATTATGCCACTGTGCCAGCTTCATCTATTGCAAGTAACTTGCCAAATCATCTCTCTGGTAGTTCTGTACTGATTCCCCCGGTGGGGGCTACCAACAGATTTCCTTCTGATAAGATAGCCATAACTGGGTGTAGCGAGCAGAGCACTGTCTCCATTCACACCACCGT includes:
- the ASXL3 gene encoding putative Polycomb group protein ASXL3 isoform X6 encodes the protein MGSDGVLRLSSSALNNEFFAYAAQGWKQRLAEGEFTPEMQLRIRQEIEKEKKTEPWKEKFFERFYGEKLGMSRRESTKLTAVQNNDEDESNSLCGSSGTPGPSKKATFEDQEEKGVKAPPLPERDYSPSHCSMEQVPVKDLTADSEDILIPEESVIQEEIAEEVETSICECQEENHKPEHEFSEESVSPAGTNEETEAVQLADSTESCVTMNDVTDTVSRTEIKVELKSECPQEEMSVVIDQLEDCISPAQSASSTNSVSGTAEKDSESAKELIVPEMQSAALEGSLFTGGGIAVDMELHSDPEEQMSENACISETSFSSGSPEVCIASPGGDTQSTSEEPRTPASLETACSSEVSSSENTEGDIQQKASDENLHTPLMSEISPMSTSPVTSDASLMSNLPLTSEASPASNLPLTSETSPMSDLPLISETSSVSSVLLTSETFVTNSLPLPSEISPISNSPSSERLTLQQRKSPCLLEDSLPTLKEEISVIPKVVQEENLVQPKQLQSAPENMKVGPLTITPDTSVLEESQSKNLSHQPCKSHSEMEKSYIASIPEHTPPEVIKNKNHSVQQRGDKKSTLLPSEVSVLPEGSLGKNIELLPSKPHDKLYTSSLEKATFSEACRSKSHKLTGSTHSRLESSHSSKSLEPTKSPEARNERDPEIPKRKTAEQHGFGICKEKRARIDDDLPSRNASSTSPSDKEQPPREEPRVPPLKIQLSKIGPPFIIKSQPVPKPEPRVSSSTSVSSGRNTGARTLADIKARAQQARAQREAAAAAAVAAAASIVSGAMGTPCEGGKTRTLAHIKEQTKAKLFAKHQARAHLLQTNKESKSQFSSKESSTSSLEIPTTTDTKIEGSTGVIIVNPNCRSPSNKSSHHRETTTLLQQSLNTATLPETATEISVHSSDENIPVPQLCEKIISSTSTESNSVPVLYNKSSVSVCVCSTAMSGAIKELSFASSVDKSSVLMSVDSANTAISACNINMLKTIQGADTPCITVGPKCIDNSNVPVSIDNTVLSNTIDDKRLPVPGSNVNNAVSGHYATVPASSIASNLPNHLSGSSVLIPPVGATNRFPSDKIAITGCSEQSTVSIHTTVRSALSCSEALAAADSVARPPISMFTGNMVTISSYDNNTKLNADLLEKSSGARNRMDLSGKSHPLSFTQTAMNRSIPCKVIVDHTTNQNSSLSLSSSIENAENSIDLQSRPVRTEAALQSIACPQVSVISRPDVVASENLEHSSSFIAITAKQDSKNLQAGCSGLQEVPLAPQDKLIEVVTTSQGFAEQLRGPSALKNEANAACANQYNTNNRICWRDEEAMNTDQPVVSHLTSGKHKEYTEQNCLKNVKSEHSGYTQMSELQSRSLLTSIAIPVKSETNEPDKCFRMDTEDFTGPEMPAQTAEIATSVQPPQTSKTSIADSMEDSLSLTTEALKRVTSAGGSSCRLSSVEANNPLVTQLLQGNLPLEKVLPQPRSGAKLEINRLPLPLQTTSVCKTVVAERNIVEHASNSPNPDGKGFTAGSIAPLQIRKRENHPKKRMARTIGEHAQIKCEPGKVSMDTDVKVAPCVISSSMNQLGHGQPFKQEWLNKHAIQSRIAHSPEIKQQKRPLPSCSFQQSLFHIDKNGSFHAEASTSHRQHFYQMSMAARGPIPTAALLQTTSKGPPGCNAFAFSRHLEQKGLGDVNISTAAHQLRLGSVFSPNTQIKEGDDIASASQTLQSKTLAHPPAPPPPLPPPPPPHPNAEVPSDQKQATVTMETTKRLSWPQPASICSNIKSEPISFEEGLSSSCELGMKQASYDQNEVKEQLKAFALKNADFSSYLLSEPQKPFTQLAAQKIQTQHPQQQQQQLCGNYPTIHFGSTSFKRAASAIEKSIGILGSGSNTATGLSNQNAQIPVQKFADSSNADELELKCSCRLKAMIVCKGCGAFCHDDCIGPSKLCVACLVVR